Within the Rosa rugosa chromosome 2, drRosRugo1.1, whole genome shotgun sequence genome, the region ACTACTCCGTGTTTTCCCAAAGCAGCTCCAAAAGCTACAAATTTACAGCTTCCCAAAATCGGCTTTACAGAGAAGCTATTTAGACCAAAAGCAGCTTTAAAAATTTTTACCAAACACCATACGCAGCCCCAAAAGCAGCTCAGGAATCAATCCCAAATTAAGCCTTATACACCTAAATCTGCTAACAACCCTAGATCCGTTTACAGGATGACGCGACCCGAATCTAATTATCTATATAATTGTAGAACCCAAGACACTGAGTCCTAACAGTGATTCAATTTTGATGCAGTCGCTACCAACAACACCATCGAAACGCAATACCAGTCCTTCCCTTTTCTTCCGGTGCTTAGACCTCGTCCTTCCATGGCTAACCCCACAAGAACTGGCCATGGCATCTCTGACCTGCACCACCCTCCGCAACCTCTCAAAGTCCATCACTCTCCGCCGCGTCTCCGACGCTTCCGGATCCCTCGAGCCACATCCCATCCCATTCCATAACTCACTCGATCAACACCCTTATGCCTACTTCATCTACACCCCTTCCTCTCTAaccccatcatcttcttcttcttctcctacaCTGCTTCGCCAACCGTGGGGTTCCAGTCACCACGAGTCAGACTCGGACACCAGAACTGAAACGTCGTCGTTGCGTTTTGTTGACGAATCGGGAAACTGTGCGTCGTCTGGGTGTGAATGTGAAGAGACATGTGAGGATGGGAAAGAGGGGTGTCCGTGTGTTGTTGGCTTTGCTGGCTTCGACGGCGTCGTTTTCGAGTGTGGACGCAGTTGTGGATGCCGGTTAAGTTGTGGGAATCGGTTGACTCAGACGGGGATTCAGGTTAAGTTGAAGATTGTGAGGGACAGAAGAAAAGGGTGGGGTTTGTATGCCGACCAGTTCATCCCAAAGGGTCGGTTTGTGTGCGAGTATGCAGGTATTGATCACAACCCACATTTTTCGATCCTTTTTTCTAGTTTAGCACTTGTAATTTGCAATTGCCCCAGGATTGTTTTCGAGTTTAAATTGCTGATGCATATTAATCAATCATTGTCTTCTAGCTTTGGCTTTTGTTATTATGAGGTTTAGTTGGGCGGTTCTGTTTCGTTGTTGTAGTGTTGTTAGATTCATCAAGTGTTCTTGACATGATAATTACTACTCATGAAGACTAGTGTGCTATGTGTTCTGTGAGCCGAGTAGGATCAGCAACATAACCATTACTCTGCAGTCcagttaaaaaataaataatgccTTAATGGCTCTACATTTACCAGATACAATTAATACTTATAATGGCAAGGTTGAAAGCCCTTCCTATATGAAACAGAAGCTGTGTCTCTCAATCTGTATGCATGCATTCTTGTGTGATGCAGATGAATAAAACTGATTTGTTCCCGAAAGTAGAAAGTGACTATTAGAATGGCTGACGGAGCAGTGTTGTTGATAAACTGATGAACACTTGAAATCATGGGAATTTGTTCTCGCACTCTACCCAAACACATCTTATGTCTGCATCCTGCATTGTATGTTCCACtaacataaattttttattttctgtgaTAAAGGTGAACTATTGACAACAAAGGAATCAAGACTGCGGCAAGAAATGTATGATGAACTTTCGTCGGGTGGCCATTTCTCCCCTGCTCTTTTGGTTGTGAGGGAGCATCTTCCATCCAAAAAGGCATGTCTGAGACTCAATATTGATGCCACAAGAATCGGAAATGTCTCAAGGTTCATCAACCATTCTTGCGACGGAGGTAATTTGTCCACAGCTCTTGTTAGATGCTCAGGGGCTCTGCTTCCACGTCTTTGCTTTTTTGCTTCAGATGACATAAAAGTGGATGAAGAGCTTACATTTAGCTATGGTGAAACTAGGCTGAACTCCAAGGGTTTGCGGTGTTTTTGTGCAAGCTCTTGCTGTGTTGGTATATTACCCTCGGAGCAGACTTAATTGCTGCTCTGGCCTGTAGCTCCAAAGAAGGTTGAATTCTTTGAAGTATATAAAGGAGAGGAAGAACCACTGGCGTCACATATAGGATTCTGCAATGAGCCATAACTATGAAGAGGGAGAggaataagaagagaagaaaatgccATCATGAAATTGTAATACATTTGTTTTAGTGAAATCTATTTAACCTGCAATATAGGAATGCAGATACAAATTTTGTGATATGAGTGGACCTGTACTCACGTACTGTTGCTTAGTAAAACAGCGTAATTAAAGGAAGAGATATCTAGAAATTGCAGGAGCTGGAGACATCTAGTCAGTCAGTCAGGGAAGGGCTTCAACTACTGTTCTCATTCCTACTGTCCGAAAATTGCAGGCACATTTCTGTCTTCTATAGGCTTACCAATTCAAAATGATGAATTGGTAATCGGATGGTAGTCATGGTACATACATATAATGGCTCATCCTGGCGCCAATTCTCATTTGAAGAGTAATCTGAGTCCCTCTCTGTCTGGCCATCAGTGAGGAACTTCTAGAAGTTGCATTTGTGTCTTTAGCTCATATATTTCTCTGCTGCTCTCTCTATATCAATGCTTGTGGGTTTTTCACCTTTAGGATTTGGCTTGGTTCTGTTAATGCCAACAGCCTAGATAAAAGAACAATGGTATGTAAGGATTACAATAATATAAAGTAGCTAGCTTGTAAACTACATTTCGATTTAGTTTCTTAATCCTCAAAACAGATCGAATTGCAACAACAAAAGTATCGTACACCTGAAAGTATCAGAAGCTGTATACTGACGTGTCTCGAACTTTCCTTGCAGATCATAAATTCTCTTATGTAGTGAGATTAGTTGTGATGATGTCTtcatgaagagagagagagagagagagagagagagagagaggaggaaaaacaaaaacaaaaacctcgGGGAGTACCTTTCTCTCAACCTCGTGCTACTTTTCTTTCAAAAGAACTGGAGTAGCTGTTGCGACATCTTTGAGCTTGCTAAAGGTTATTTGGATTTTAGGACTAAAAAGCTTAATGAGCCACCATTGTAATTATTGTTCCAATAGTGAGTATAGGTGGCTCTCTGTTAACAGATAACTTAGGAAAGCACATTGCTGCTCCCCTTATTCAAGGCAGAATAACTAAGGCCAGCTATTGATGATGGGATGTCCAAGCCTGTCTTGCTTATTGGAAATGTGAAACTCTTTCTATAGAAGGTAGACTTAATTAACTGGGTTACTTCCTTCATTCCTCTTTACTCAATACAAAAGCTTCTTGTCTGTAGTTGTGATCATTTGGATAAGCTGAAAAGTGGGCATTTGCTAAAGTAGAAATAAGTGGGCAAACGGCAAACCAGAGTTTGGGGGGTCTTGGCTTGAGAAGTTTGAGAAATTCGAATGACTCTTAGCTAAATCTGCCTATGGTTGTTTCAAGTACTTGGCAGGGTATATTACATGGTGATACTACCTGCAGCTTGGATGTTTGGTAATATATATGATTCTCTTTGGGACAGATTCTGAAAGTTTTGGCcggtattcttttttttttttttttaaataagggaTTATGTGATATTAGATCCTCAGAGGCGATATTAAGTTTTGGTAGTCTTATATGTTTAGCTAATATGCCTCTTGAGAATGATATGTTTCACGAAACAGTTGATAGTCATCTGATTGAGGGTGGCATCCCTAATTCTAGAAATGTGTTACACTGTTACCTCAAGTTTATTTTTGTGTTCCTTTCAGGTCGGGAAATATGGTGTTTCGGGATACTTGCACAAGGGTGTTTACTGTGAAATCTGCCTATAGTCTTGCAGTTTAAGAATGATGTACAACCCAACTTTGTGATGGCATTCTTTTTGGAAAACTAAAGCTCTTCCTAAGATCAAAGGcgctttcttcttcttatttttttattttttatttgtatgATGAAGAGTGTGCTGCAACtctttaaaaataataataatcaagtatatatattatttttggaaTGCGGCAAGCTGACCGAGGAGATAGTTTCTCTTCTATTTTAGAATTCGGAGTTGGTCATCGTCGAATCTTTAGTGCAAAATCCCAACTCCAAAGACAAACTGATCTAGATGATTTCGACTGTTTATCTGGAAATACAGGTGCAAGCTGATATCTGATACTGATTCTAGTGTCAACTTTAGTGTTGTCAAATAACCTCAGATTGCTGGGAAACTACCAAATACGTCCCGTAGAATCATTTATTGAAGTTGATTGTGCAAATGTAGGGGATATTGTAGTGAAAACTGATTGTGGTATATCCTTTGTTTCACTTGAGTATTCACAGGAAGCTCCAGATTTGTTTGAGGGAATGTTCAGCTCCAGATTTTGTTTTTAGTTAGTCATtacagccaaaaaaaaaaagaacaaaaaaaaacgtCAGGAAAGAACAGAACTGGATCAAGCAAGTAGGGAGCATGTCATAGTAAGTTATTACGCCACTCACTATAATTTAACCTATTGACATTAGTCATTCATGTGGTAAAAGACAAGATAAATCATTTTTTTGGTTGGTTAGAAATCATTTATTTGCTTCATATGAATCATGACATAAGCAAGAAGCATTATCCCAGTAAACTACAGTACAGAACCTGAATGCTGGTGAGTTACTACCAGACATTTATTTCAACCATTAAATATCACAGCTTGATCAAATTCTCATGATCATCAAATTTCTTGAATGTACTAAAAGCATTAAAAATATTCCCGATAAAAATATTAAGCACAAGCCTGAATAAGAATATAGTCACCACTACTTTTCATAATCATCGCCAGTCAAATTACTAAAGAGTGAAATTCGATCTCATTGTGTACTCCGCTACAAGTTGGGCAAAAGCTGATGACTTGTTTTCTAGCAATCTTGCAGGAGAATCACATTCCTCAAGAAGCCCTGAAACAGAATCAAGGAcaaattttaaaaagaaaaggagggtCAATGGTAACTATTAGGAAGTCAAAAGGATTGATCATATGGCAATACTAACCATTACTTAGAAGAAgaaccatgtcactgtcaagaaCAGAAGATATTCGGTGCGCAATAGTAATGACGGTACAGTCTGAGAAGTGATGCCGAAGGGTCTGCTGAATCAGATTATCTGTAGCAGTATCAACAGATGCAGTAGCTTCATCAAGCACCAGGACCTTACTTTTCTTGAGGAGCACACGGCCCAGGCAAACGAGCTGCCTCTGACCCATACTCCAGTTCTCTCCATTTTCACTGACTGCAGCAACCATATGAACATGAACAAAAGCATTTCTACCACATAAGTTTAGGAAATACATCATATATTGCCTCTATGTTGGAATAGAGCCATATATAGAACTAACCTGCAGAATCCAGCTTCCCTTCTTTCTTCCTAACTTCATCTCCAAGTTGGCACTTATCCAAGGCCTAAAACAATTAACAGATATTTTTATGTATTAGTGCCACGAGGTACCACTATGAACATCATATAAAAAGAAGCAGCTTCCTATCATCCTCGTCAGAAAATCAACTAACCTCCCAAATTTGTTCATCTTTGTACTCTTCA harbors:
- the LOC133733690 gene encoding histone-lysine N-methyltransferase SUVR3-like isoform X1 encodes the protein MQSLPTTPSKRNTSPSLFFRCLDLVLPWLTPQELAMASLTCTTLRNLSKSITLRRVSDASGSLEPHPIPFHNSLDQHPYAYFIYTPSSLTPSSSSSSPTLLRQPWGSSHHESDSDTRTETSSLRFVDESGNCASSGCECEETCEDGKEGCPCVVGFAGFDGVVFECGRSCGCRLSCGNRLTQTGIQVKLKIVRDRRKGWGLYADQFIPKGRFVCEYAGELLTTKESRLRQEMYDELSSGGHFSPALLVVREHLPSKKACLRLNIDATRIGNVSRFINHSCDGGNLSTALVRCSGALLPRLCFFASDDIKVDEELTFSYGETRLNSKGLRCFCASSCCVGILPSEQT
- the LOC133733690 gene encoding histone-lysine N-methyltransferase SUVR3-like isoform X2 yields the protein MQSLPTTPSKRNTSPSLFFRCLDLVLPWLTPQELAMASLTCTTLRNLSKSITLRRVSDASGSLEPHPIPFHNSLDQHPYAYFIYTPSSLTPSSSSSSPTLLRQPWGSSHHESDSDTRTETSSLRFVDESGNCASSGCECEETCEDGKEGCPCVVGFAGFDGVVFECGRSCGCRLSCGNRLTQTGIQVKLKIVRDRRKGWGLYADQFIPKGRFVCEYAGELLTTKESRLRQEMYDELSSGGHFSPALLVVREHLPSKKACLRLNIDATRIGNVSRFINHSCDGG